The Juglans regia cultivar Chandler chromosome 10, Walnut 2.0, whole genome shotgun sequence genome includes the window TCAGTAGGTCAGAGTGTTTAAAATACTTATCTTTCAGAACCCTCGCAGCAACAAATTGTGGCATGGTCATGATCCTCCAACATTGCTTTGCCAAAAGTGCAGTGTTGAAATTTTGAAGCTCTCTAAAACCCATACCCCCTTCTGTTTTAGCAGTTCCCATTTTTGCCCAACTCTTCCATTGGattctattttcattttgctGAGAACCCCACCAGAATTTAGCAATTAATGCAGATATTTCCTTACAAAGTTTCACAGGGAGTTTAAAAACATTCATGTGATGAGTTGGGACAGCTTGTGCCACTGCCTTCAACAATACTTCTTTGCTAGAGGGTGAGAGAAAATGATTTTTCCAATTACTAATTTTATTCCACACCCTATCTTTTATACCTCTAAAGGTATTATATTGAGATTTCCCCACCATCACAGGTAATCCCAAGTACTTTTCACAATTATTCTGGATCCCTGCACCCACATCCACTCTGATCCTCTCCCTAATATCTGCCTTAATGTTAGAGCTAGAAAACAAAGCTGTTTTCTGCCTGTTTAAACAATGACTTGAAGCTTCCTCGTAAATCTGCAACAATTCTTTTATCTTCAACCATTCTTACCAAGAAGCTTGCCCAAACACCAAgcagtcatctgcaaaaagcagaTGTGTAACTCGAATCCCCCCTCAAGCCACTGAAACTCCATTCAAAACTCCATTCCTTTCATCTTGGTTTATGAGAGTACTCAACCCCTCTGCACATAAGAGATAAAGGGTCTACCTGCCTTAGACCCCGAGATGGTGTGAAAGAATTTCCAGGTTTTCCATTCACTAAAATGGCATAGGATACTGTTTGAACACACTGCATTATGAGACCCACCCATTTTTCACCAAAACCCAACTTAACCATTACTGCCCTTAGGAAACCCCACTCTACTCTATCGTATGCTTTTGAAATGTCAAGCTTTAAAGCCATACTCCTCTTatttcctctcttcttcttcttcttcttcatggaaTGGAGAATTTCATAGGCCGCAATTATGTTATCAGTAATAAGCCTCCCCGGTATAAAAGAACTTTGGTTCAAAGAAATCACAGTGTTTAGCACTTTCTTAAATCTATTGGCCAGAGtctttgcaatgattttataaaaaacattgcAAAGACTAATTGGTCTAAAATCCCCAACATCTTTTGGTTCCTTTATCTTAGGGATCAAAACCACATGTGTATGGTTTAAACAATTCGAGCTACCCTTCCCCCTAAGAAAGCTTAACGTTGCCTCTGTCACCTCATCCCCCACCACCTCCCAGTAGTTTTGATAGAGAGAGGCACCAAATCCATCGGGGCCTGGTGATTTCAAAGGCCCAATTTGTTGCATAGCTACTACCACCTCATCTTTGCTGTACTCTCTCTGCAAATCATCATTCATCTCCTTAGTTATGCGTTTCTCCATTGCACAAAGACACGAATTAATAGCCTCCTTAGATGGTGAAGTCGATTGGTAAACTTGTTTATAGTGAGAATAAAATGCCTCTTCAATATCCTCCTACTCCTCCCAAAGCCTCCCATTAGCATCCCTAACCTGTTTTATCTGgttcctcttccttctttgagaggcacatgcatgaaaaaacttggtaTTTCTATCACCAAGTTTGTAccagttttttttcccttttgcctCCATTTTAAATCCTCTTGTTCCAATAAAATCCCCACCTGTTTTTGGAGCTCCCTAATAGCCTCTATGTTGTCTAGCCTCTCATTATCTTGCAGCTATTTTATTTCCTTAGAAAGCCTATTAATTTCCTTCTCACGATTCCTTTCCTTACCCCTGGCCCATTCCTTTAATTTCCCACTGCATACTCTTAACAGCCCTTGGACTTTGCTTATAGGTTCTTCAATCTAATTCTGACCTTTCCACCCCCCTCTCACCACTTCCTTAAAgaatcttctctctctttttccagcTACAAAAGATGTATCCTTTGCCTCAAGCAAGATGGGTCTGTGATCAGAACATATTGCTACTAGATTAGTCACCTTCACCCTTTTAAACATCTCCCTCCATTCATGATTTGCCACAAATCTATCTAGTCTTTCCTTGGTGAAAATGTGATCCCCATGCTTATTACTCCAAGTAAAAAGGCTGCCTACATACCCTAAATCAGTGAGATTTTTTTCTGTCAACACCTCCCTGAATTGCCCCATCCCTTTTTCATCCCTCAttttaccccccccccccaatttcTCCTCTTGCActaataattcattaaaatcccctccgATACACCAGGCCTCCCCTTTTTTTGGTTCCAAGGAAGCTAATAAATCCTAAGACAACTTCCTCTTTGAGGCCTCGAGATGCCCATAAAAACCAGTGAAATTCTAGCCTTTCTTACTTCCCTCTCCCTTAATAAAACTGCTTATATGCCATTGAGAATAATGAagaatttcaagatttatgCCTTTTCCCCAAAATAATGCTAACCTACCTCTTTTCCCCACAGGTTCCGCCACTAAACAACCCTCCATCCCCAATCTACTTTTTAAAGCTTTTACCCTTCTTCCCTTGATCATAACTTCcacaagaaacaaaatattggGCTTATTCACCTTTACTAAACTGCAAAGGGTCTGAACTGTCTGAGGGTTGCCCAACCtccggcagttccaacttaagcaATTCATAATAATTGGCAGGGCTGCCTAACAACCTCTGCCATAATCTCAATATCAATCAATTCCAAACTCTCTcgcctttttaatttttgaacgCTGCCCTCCACAATATCCTTGTCCTCCCTTCCTTCATTCAGTCTTTTAGAGAGGACCGGTTTTCTGTCACCCCTTAACCTCTCCCCTCTAGCTCTCCTCTTCCAGCCCCTTCCCCTTCCTTTCCCCTTGCCCTCCCTCAATCTCCATTGCATCCCTTACCCCCAGAATTCCATCATCACCCCCTCATAACTAAGTGTATTGTTTGCTACTATGACCGTATTGAACAAATCCTGTGTTTCAAGCCCCCATTTAACCATAAAACTTCCCTCCTCCCCCACACAATGACCTTTGCCTTTTCCCTCTTTTACCACCCCTTCCACCCCACTCTGAATTCTCTCTTACCTTTCAATATtgactccctctctctcttcactaTTCTTAGAGGTTGCattttcctcctcc containing:
- the LOC118349641 gene encoding uncharacterized protein LOC118349641, whose amino-acid sequence is MEKRITKEMNDDLQREYSKDEVVVAMQQIGPLKSPGPDGFGASLYQNYWEVVGDEVTEATLSFLRGKGSSNCLNHTHVVLIPKIKEPKDVGDFRPISLCNVFYKIIAKTLANRFKKVLNTVISLNQSSFIPGRLITDNIIAAYEILHSMKKKKKKRGNKRSMALKLDISKAYDRVEWGFLRAVMVKLGFGEKWVGLIMQCVQTVSYAILVNGKPGNSFTPSRGLRQIYEEASSHCLNRQKTALFSSSNIKADIRERIRVDVGAGIQNNCEKYLGLPVMVGKSQYNTFRGIKDRVWNKISNWKNHFLSPSSKEVLLKAVAQAVPTHHMNVFKLPVKLCKEISALIAKFWWGSQQNENRIQWKSWAKMGTAKTEGGMGFRELQNFNTALLAKQCWRIMTMPQFVAARVLKDKYFKHSDLLKAKLGWEPSKIWRSLWGSIGLLKEGLVWRVGNCEQVKIWEDKWIPKPIQFSIQSPQRNWSIQYTYRENNRVAHTLAKLGLDVLDEFVWMEGVHQELIPLFCKTNYVKF